The DNA region CCACACCTCAGCACAGCGATGCAGAATGCTCGAAATGTTGATGTCGGCAGCCTGTTGAGCGGCAGTGCGCCCATTACGCCCGGAGATGCACTGCCCGTGGTCGCGAGGATGAGCCCCACCGTAAGGAAGCGCCGTCTGGGAGCCGAGCTCCGTCGACTCCGCCTCGACAGCGGGCTGACCGGTGGGCAGGTCGCAGAGCGCCTCCTGATCTCCCAGCCAAAGATCAGCCGTCTGGAAAACGGTCACTGTGCCATCAGCCCCCGTGACGTCCGTGACCTGTGTGCTCTCTACGGCGTCACCGACCAGCATGTACTCAACTCCCTGATGAGGATGGCAAAAGAATCCGCACAACAGGGCTGGTGGAACACGTACGGCGACATCCCCTACAGCATCTACATCGGCCTGGAGACCGACGCCCACTTCATCTACTGCTTCGCACCATTGGTCATCCCCGGCCTGCTGCAGACCCCCGCCTACGCCCAGACAGTCATTGAGGAAACGATCCCCCCGGCCACCGCCGAACAGGTATCCAACCGCCTGAAGGTGCGACTGCGCCGCCAGCACAGGATCTACGACCCCGCCGACCCGCTGCGCCTGTGCGTCGTCCTCGACGAGTCAACGCTCCGTCGAGTCGTCGGCAGCCCCGGCCTCATGCGCGAACAACTGGAGCATCTGAACGCGCTGAGTGCCGAACCGCACATCACCGTGCA from Streptomyces sp. B1I3 includes:
- a CDS encoding helix-turn-helix domain-containing protein, with protein sequence MTGGQVAERLLISQPKISRLENGHCAISPRDVRDLCALYGVTDQHVLNSLMRMAKESAQQGWWNTYGDIPYSIYIGLETDAHFIYCFAPLVIPGLLQTPAYAQTVIEETIPPATAEQVSNRLKVRLRRQHRIYDPADPLRLCVVLDESTLRRVVGSPGLMREQLEHLNALSAEPHITVQVLPYSAGALPDVTGQFSILGFADSPEAGVVYLEGSTSDLYLEKRSDLQHYNLIHTHLRAQALSPDNTRHFVSDILGSYDSATP